The stretch of DNA TATTTTCGCCCAATATTGGTTTTAGTTGGACACCTAGTTATGAAAATGCTTACGATTATTTTTACGATTCGGTACAATACGATACACGCTATCCAGATCAACTGCGCCGTTATAATTATTTTGCATTTTCGCCACCTTCAGGCAAAACGGCCTTATTGACCTACTCCCTAGGTAGTAGATTTGAAGCAAAGGTAAAAAAAGGAAAAAGAGATAGTACGATAAAAGAAGCGTACAAAAAAATTGTGCTCATCCCAACGGCAACTATTAGTGGCAATTATAACATTGCCGCAGATTCGTTGCACCTATCTCCCATCAATTTTAATACCTCCACAACCCTATTCAAAAAAATCAATGTTCGATTTTCGGCAACCTTTGATCCCTATGCAGCCAATCCAGAAAACAACAGTAGGCTCAACACCTTTGAGTTCAATTTTAGTCAAGGAAAACGATTAGTCCGAGTCACCTCTATGTCCTTTAATGCCTCGACAGGGATAAATTCTAAAGACCTTAGAAACCTATTTCGAAAAAAGGGGGTCAAAGAAGATAAGAATAAAAAGCAATTTGACCTGATTCGAAATATTAACATTGGCTACAATTTAATTGTCCAAAATCGCTATATTGATGGAGTAGACAGCACTTTAGTGACGGCTAATCAACTTTCTTTTTCTGGCTCTATCAACCTTTCTAAAGGTTGGGCGATTCGCATCGGAAATATTGGTTATAGTTTTAAAGATGAGCGCATCACCTTCCCCGATTTTACCTTCTCCAGAGATTTGCATTGTTGGCAAATGGGGCTAAGTTGGCAGCCTGAACGTCAAACATGGAATTTCTTTATTCGAGTAAAACCAGGCTCTCTAGGATTTTTGGAGGTTCCTGTGAAACGAGAATTTTATGAGGTATTCTAATAAAATTGAGCCTAGATAAAATAAGAGAAGGGGTTTTCGCTAGCGAAAACCCCTTCTCTTATAACTATAGTTTCTGTATCCTATTAACGATAAAGCACCTCTTTTACTGCTTTGATTACTTTCTCAGGATTTGGCAAAAATGCATCTACCAAAGTTGGCGCATAACACATGCTAACGTCCAAACTATTTAGACGAGTAACGGGAGCATCCAAATAATCAAAGGCATGCTTTTGTGCACGGTAAGCAATCTCTGAAGAAACCCCAGCAAAAGGCCATGATTCATCCAAGGTAATTAGACGATTGGTCTTTTGAACAGACTTGATAATGGTAGCCTCATCCAATGGTCGAATGGTACGCAAATCAATTACTTCTACAGAAATTCCTTCTTTAGCTAGTTCTTCAGCAGCAGCCAAAGCAACTTTTACCATTTTATTAAAAGCGGTAATGGTTACATCGGTTCCTTCTCTCTTGATGTCTGCTTTTCCGATTGGGATCAAATACTCTTCTTCTGGAACTTCTCCCATATCAGAATACATTACCTCTGACTCCATAAAACAAACAGGATCTTCATCTCTAATTGCAGATTTTAATAAACCTTTGGCATCATAAGGATTCGAAATAGAAATCACTTTCAAACCAGGAACATTAGCCATCCAACTCTCAAAAGTCTGAGAGTGCTGTTGTGCTAGTTGTCCAGCAGATCCTGTTCCTCCTCTAAATACAATTGGGCATTTAAATTGTCCTGCGGACATTGAGTTTACTTTTGCTGCATGATTGACAATTTGATCAAATGCTAATACAGCAAAATTCCAAGTCATGAATTCTACAATTGGACGCACACCTCCCATCGCTGCACCAACACCAATTGCTGCAAATCCTAACTCTGCAATAGGCGTATCAATAACACGTTTTGCTCCAAATTCATCCAACATACCTTGGCTAACTTTGTAAGCACCATTATATTCAGCTACTTCTTCACCCATCAAAAATACGTTCTCATCTCTACGCATTTCTTCTGACATTGCCTCTTTCAAGGCTTCACGCATGCGAATTTTTCTCATTGCCATAATCTATGTTTTTGTAAGTAGTTCTTTTTAGTAGTTTCTAGAGGATTTCTAACCTTAATAATTAGTTCATATAGCCTCTTAAAGGTCGAAATTACAAAGCCTATGTGGATTCTACAATTTTATGCTTTATTTTTTTCTCTTCATTCTATTTTTAAACTAAAATACAAGCCTATTATTATTCTTAGAATCGCACCTAAACCATCGATTTTTTTTAGTCCTTTATAATTAAATCCACTGCTGTAGCACTTGTATTAATTTTTAGAATTTCAGCATAAGGTATGTACACATGAAATGTCCCCGCAGATGTTTTGTAAGTAATATCTAAAACCTCTGCCATAAAATTAAATTTAAAGTCTTCTAACCAACCAATATCAAATTTTTGATGATGTCTCTCAAAATCTAAAGTAGCAACATTCATTTTTGCAAATTCTTTATTGCTTTTGGTATAAGTGGATAAAATCTCTTGGCAAGCAGTCTTATCAAATTGTGCAAAGATTGCTGTACTAAATAAACTTATCCATAAGACCATTACAATAGTTTTAACTGTTTCCATGTTTTTTAGTGTTTGTCAAAAGTTGTTAAAAAATAAATGCCAATATCCGAAAATATTGGCTGATAAATAAATTCTTATGGGGGAGTCTTCTTGTACTGACCTTTTTTAGCATTTTCAACTAATGAATAACGTGAACTAGGCTGCTTGGGCCATAAGTACTATTTGATTGGAATTCGAGTTGATCCTATATAAATTTTGTACAAGTGGAGCATATTGCCCCACTTGCTATTTTGTATATTCTAGAGAAGCTTGATTGACTTAATCCTCTGTTATTTCTAGGGGAAAAGATGCCGTTCCTTTGTTGGCATTAGACGAAACAACAACCAGTTCATCATAGCAATATTCAATATCAATAGTATAGTTACCTGCTATACTCATATCTCTGGTAATTATTGCAAATTCTCTTGTCTGACAAGAAGAGGGTTCAAGACAATCCATGTAAATAAATCGATCGGGGACAATCTGTGCACTCTCTATTGGAAGTTCAGGGTTTAAACTAACTTTTGTAATCTTTAAACCTCTAAATAATAAATCATTGTAATTATTACACACAGTAATGTAAAAAACCTCTGTATCATGGTTTTCTATTTGATCCTTTGCCCCATCTCCCCAATGAAAATAGAAACATGGTTCAAGATTACTGCCATTTGGCATAGCCTCATTACTGCCATTAGAAGGAACAGAAAAAGGGCTGACACGGCAATTTTGATCATTATTAGTAGATGATTCTGTATTGGTTTTTGATTCTGCCCGTGCCATTAATTCCTCATTTTGAATTGCAGCATTCTCATTGCAACCAGTACATCCATTATTACAATTACAATTATCATCAGGACAAGGATTTGGAATTAAATTGGGCAAACCCATTTTACAAATACTATCAGAGTGGAGCGAAACATATTCTCTTTGAAATACAATATTGGTATCATTAGGATTTAGAATAGCTGCTAAAAAATTCTGTTCAGGAAGAGCACAATAGATTAATCCATCTGGTCCCAACTGCAAGGCTCCCACACGACAGTAATTACTCTTAGTGTTGTTGATTTCTTTATTGGAAACAACCATGCTGACTGGATTGGAGCTTGTATTAAAATCTATTCTATAGATGACCCCTGCTGATTTATTAAGATTCCCAAAATATAAGAAGCTACTGTTTGGAGAAAATTCTAAACCATAAATTCTTCCACCATACTCTTCATTAGGAGATGATGGTTTGGCAAAGGTTCTTCTACTACTTATATCAATGTTGCCAGTTTGATTATCAAAATTAAATACTTCAACTGCCGTCTTTACACTATGCTTTTTATGGCTTCTGCTATTTGTAAAAGCTATTTTTGTACCATCAGGACTCCCCTTTAAATAAGCGTATTCAGTAGCTTTGAATTGCATGTCATAATCATTTTCATGCTTTATACCATTTTGATCAATACTAAAAACTCTGAAAAATCCAAGTCCCTCCCAATTGTTGTCTTTACGCCCCTTTTGAATCACAGTAATAATCCAAAAATCAGTGCAGTTTTTGTGTTGGATTGCAGTAATTCTTTCTGTTGGTGAAAAATCTTCTGTATTGGGAATTGTTGGCAATATAGTGTTGATCCATTGGATAGTTGCTGCCCAATTTTGAGGATCTGGGTCACTAACATCTATGTGAATGCCATCAAAATGATTGTTTGTGTGCGTTGTACCTGTATGCGTGGTTTCCCCATCAGTAGTCAGAACATAATATCTGTTTGGGTGGCTTGGGTCTGGAACAATTATCGAGGACTGTGTTGAGGATGAATTCCCTTTTAATCCAGTATAAATTTGCGTATGATTGACACCTTCCCATATGGATACGCCATCTGTATAAAAAATTAAATTTCCATTTTTGTCTGAAACTGAAGCACAACCTTCATTGGTATCCATACCAGATAAATTAGGAAGAGCCATAGGTGCTCCATTGGAAAAGTTTAGTCCTGCCTTACTTCCAAATAGCCAATTGCTGTTAATTTTGTTAACCATAATTACATTGGTTTTGTTTATAAGTAATTGTTCACAATAAGTTCAAGTAAACATTTTGAGCTTAAATGCATTGCTTTTACCTTCGGTGCTACTGCGTGGTGCGCTACTAGCACAAGGCAGCACAGTTCCTTAGCTCATGTTGAAAATTACTCCTGCTGGTCGTGAGAAAAGTTCTTGTGATAGCACTGCTATATAAACTTATTATTTACTGTGAACACTTACTTATGTTATATTAATGATTATTGATTTGAGTTTACCATTCTGATACTATAATTGGTATCTCTACAAGAGACATCAAACAAGCTTTCTACCTCATTCCTAGATAGAATATTTCATTCCAATGGTGTCCTAAAAAAGTATACATAACCTCTTTTAAAGCAGTAATTGGGAAATTACTTCCCCTAAAAGAATTATCATTGGATGACGTTTTTCCTTCAAAGCCAGTTCACTTTTATTGTTTTTATATCATATAATTCAAAAGTAAATAAACCATCAACTTGAGGCAATAGGAAGTATATGAATGGTTGATTTGAATTGACGAATCGTCATTTTGACCTCTAGTGTTTTTTTAATTAAACCGCAAAAAGACAATACTTATAGAATTGAACTAAATTTTTGATTCTGCTTTAAAGACATTTTTTTAATGGTGTGTTAAATATGATTTTACAGCAGAGTCGAGATCACCTATACATTAAATTTACATTCCCAAATGTACCAAATGAAAACAATTATTATTGATGATGAAGAGCAAGGGCAACGCATTTTAAAAAACTTGATTTCTATGTTTTTCCCAGACATAGAAATTGTTGCTATTTGTTCTAACATTCCTGAAGCAGTTATTAAAATTAATCAACTACAGCCTGATGCTGTTTTTTGTGATATTGAAATGCCTCAATATTCTGGCTTGGACTTGTTGTCTTTTTTTAAAAAAATTAATTTTGAAGTGATTTTTGCGACAGGACATAGCGAATATGCTATTCAAGCTTTTGAGATGTCTGCAATTGACTACTTATTGAAACCCATTCAATTAGAAAAATTAGAATTGGCTATAAAAAAACTACGCCAAAAAATTGAGTTTACTACTATGTATAAACGACTTCAAACGCTAAAATTTAATTTATCAGAGAATATCATTCACAACATTGCCCTACCTGTTGCTGATGGTTTAATCTTTGTTGAAACTAAAAAAATTGCTCTCATAGAAGCCAATGGCGCATATACCAAGGTTTGGCAAAAAGATACCAAAGCCATTTTAATCAGTAAAAACATCAAGTTTTTTGAAAAACTGGTGAAAAATCAGTTGCAATTTTATAAAATTCATCGCTCCTCTATTGTCAACATCAATTACATTCAAAAGTATTCAAAAAGAGAAGGGTACTTAACACTTAGTAATGGTAAAATAACAAAGATAGCTAGAGAAAAAAAGAAAATGTTTGAAGCATATATTTCCAATTTAAACCTTTAAAAATCCCCTAACTTTTCTACTTATGCGTATCCCCACATTATTAGGTTGGTTTTGTTTCGTCCTAATCCTCCACCCCAATCATTCTATTGCTCAAGATCAATTAATAGATTCCTTAGAACAATCCTTAGCACAAACAAACAATGACAGTCTTAGATTAGAACTCTTAAAAAAACTAACGCATCTCACTGCCAAAACGAATGTCAAAAAATACTTTTTCTACATCCAAGAAGGCATCCAACTAGCAGACCAAATCCAAGATTGCAACCGCCTCATTGGCTTTCATATAGAGTATAGCCGATACCTTGCCCATAGCCATACACTAGATTCAGCGCTTTCTGTTATTGAGCAAGCAAGGAGTTACTTAACTCAAACAATCAATCCCCTAAACTATTTAGCTTTACTCACCCAACATGCAAAACTTTTGGAAAGCAAAGGCAACATTCCAGAAGCAACACGAAAATACTTAGAGGCCTTAAAAATTGCTGAGGAGCACCAACTTCCAGAAGTTTTAGCAGCCTGTTATTTTGGTCTAAACAGCCTTTTTTTTAGTCAAAAAATGTATGCAGAATCCATTAAATACAATAAAAAATGTTTTGACATTTGTGATCAATTAAAACCTCATAGAATTCCCTATTGTTTTGGTAGTGTCCACAATAATTTAGCTCTTTTTTATTTTAAGCAACAACAATTGGATAGTGCTTTAATCCATGGTCTAAAAGCCATTGAATTTAAAGAAAAAACCAGAAACATTAGAGCTCTCTACATGACTTATAATATTGTTGGCCATACTTACCTCAAAAAGAAAGATACTTTAACAGCCATTGATTTTCACAACAAAGCTTTGGCTACTGTAAAAAAAATGAACCATATAATAGGTTTGAGTGAAACCTTGACTTACCTAGGAAAGATCTATATTAAGAGAAAAGACACCAAGGCCTTAAATAGCATTATACCACAACTAGACTCCATCATGCCCAAGATTCAAGCACCTCATATTTGGGTCAACTTTTTGCAGGTGAAGAGAAATTATTTTGAAGCCAAGGAGGATTATAAAGAAGCCTTAAAATTGATGAAAATGCAGTTTGAAATGGTCGACAGTTTGCGCAAAGAAAAAAATTCCACCTTAGTTGCCTCTTTAGAAACAAAATATGAAACCAATAAACATAAACTTGAAAAAGAACTTGCTCAAAAAGAACTCTTGCTCTCCATGGAAAAAGCACTAAAAAGCAAACAATATTTTATGAGAATTACGCTTTTTTCTATACTCATTACTGTTTTGCTCTTGTATATTGCCTCTCGTCTAACCATTATTAGGCAACAAAAAGTAGCCTTGAATCAAGCCTATGAAAAACTAGAAGCTCAAAAACAAAATGAAGTTGCTCTGTTGAATTTGAAAGCGTTACAAGCCCAAATGAATCCTCATTTTTTATTTAATGCTCTAAATTCTATCCAAGATTTAATCTTAATGAAGGATACTAAAAATGCTATTATTTACTTTGGGAAGTACAGTGCCTTAATTCGAAAAATATTACTCTCTTCTCAAAAGCAATTTATTACTTTAGACAAAGAAATAAAAACCCTCCAACTCTACCTAGATCTTGAAAAATTGCGTTTTGGCAAAGAGCTGACCACAGTATTTAACTGCCCAATACCTCCTGACCAACAAACCAATATACACCTACCAGCTATGTTTATCCAGCCTTATATTGAGAATGCTATCAAACATGGGCTCTTTCATAAAAGAGGATCCAAAAAACTCTTGGTTGAATTTAAAATTGTGGATAATTTTTTAGTTTGTCTAATTGAAGACAATGGTATTGGACAAGAAAAAGCAAAGGAAATAAAAGAAAAAAGACAGCACTTCCACACAGGTTTTGCAACAGGAGCTATTCAAGATAGGATTCAATTTTTAAATCAAACTATGAAGAAAAAAATTCGAGTAGAAACAGAAGATTTGATTGATGGAGAACAAGCTCTTGGAACACGAGTGACCTTGTATTTTTCACTTGCTGAATAAGCCACTAAACCAAGATAACAATGGAACAGTAATTGTGTGAGCATGTTGGGAATA from Aureispira anguillae encodes:
- a CDS encoding histidine kinase is translated as MRIPTLLGWFCFVLILHPNHSIAQDQLIDSLEQSLAQTNNDSLRLELLKKLTHLTAKTNVKKYFFYIQEGIQLADQIQDCNRLIGFHIEYSRYLAHSHTLDSALSVIEQARSYLTQTINPLNYLALLTQHAKLLESKGNIPEATRKYLEALKIAEEHQLPEVLAACYFGLNSLFFSQKMYAESIKYNKKCFDICDQLKPHRIPYCFGSVHNNLALFYFKQQQLDSALIHGLKAIEFKEKTRNIRALYMTYNIVGHTYLKKKDTLTAIDFHNKALATVKKMNHIIGLSETLTYLGKIYIKRKDTKALNSIIPQLDSIMPKIQAPHIWVNFLQVKRNYFEAKEDYKEALKLMKMQFEMVDSLRKEKNSTLVASLETKYETNKHKLEKELAQKELLLSMEKALKSKQYFMRITLFSILITVLLLYIASRLTIIRQQKVALNQAYEKLEAQKQNEVALLNLKALQAQMNPHFLFNALNSIQDLILMKDTKNAIIYFGKYSALIRKILLSSQKQFITLDKEIKTLQLYLDLEKLRFGKELTTVFNCPIPPDQQTNIHLPAMFIQPYIENAIKHGLFHKRGSKKLLVEFKIVDNFLVCLIEDNGIGQEKAKEIKEKRQHFHTGFATGAIQDRIQFLNQTMKKKIRVETEDLIDGEQALGTRVTLYFSLAE
- a CDS encoding pyruvate dehydrogenase complex E1 component subunit beta yields the protein MRKIRMREALKEAMSEEMRRDENVFLMGEEVAEYNGAYKVSQGMLDEFGAKRVIDTPIAELGFAAIGVGAAMGGVRPIVEFMTWNFAVLAFDQIVNHAAKVNSMSAGQFKCPIVFRGGTGSAGQLAQQHSQTFESWMANVPGLKVISISNPYDAKGLLKSAIRDEDPVCFMESEVMYSDMGEVPEEEYLIPIGKADIKREGTDVTITAFNKMVKVALAAAEELAKEGISVEVIDLRTIRPLDEATIIKSVQKTNRLITLDESWPFAGVSSEIAYRAQKHAFDYLDAPVTRLNSLDVSMCYAPTLVDAFLPNPEKVIKAVKEVLYR
- a CDS encoding LytR/AlgR family response regulator transcription factor, with the translated sequence MKTIIIDDEEQGQRILKNLISMFFPDIEIVAICSNIPEAVIKINQLQPDAVFCDIEMPQYSGLDLLSFFKKINFEVIFATGHSEYAIQAFEMSAIDYLLKPIQLEKLELAIKKLRQKIEFTTMYKRLQTLKFNLSENIIHNIALPVADGLIFVETKKIALIEANGAYTKVWQKDTKAILISKNIKFFEKLVKNQLQFYKIHRSSIVNINYIQKYSKREGYLTLSNGKITKIAREKKKMFEAYISNLNL